The Arcobacter sp. CECT 8986 DNA window TTATTACAGATATACATGAATCTTATCAAGCAAAACCTGCTGCTGAGGTTGTTGATATTTTACAAATACCTGCATTTTTATGTAGACAAACAGATTTATTAGTGGAAGCAGCTAAAACAAATGCTAAAATTAATATAAAAAAAGGCCAATTCTTAGCAGCTGATGCTATGAAACACCCTGTTCAAAAAGTTTTAGAAACAAGAGGCTCAAAAGATATTAGTTATGAAATATCAAAACAAAATGGCGTTTGGCTATGTGAAAGAGGAAATACTTTTGGTTATGGTGCTTTAGTTGTAGATATGAGAAATCTAATCTTAATGAGAGAATATGCACCTGTAATTTTTGATGCAACGCACTCTGTTCAAATACCAAGCACAGGTGGTACAACAGGTGGAAATTCTGAATTTGTACCTTATATGGCAAGAG harbors:
- the kdsA gene encoding 3-deoxy-8-phosphooctulonate synthase, producing the protein MIILTGPCVLEDRDTVMKIAEKLQPLSENKRVDFYFKASFDKANRTSIHSYRGPGLDEGLKIFEEVKKEFGYKLITDIHESYQAKPAAEVVDILQIPAFLCRQTDLLVEAAKTNAKINIKKGQFLAADAMKHPVQKVLETRGSKDISYEISKQNGVWLCERGNTFGYGALVVDMRNLILMREYAPVIFDATHSVQIPSTGGTTGGNSEFVPYMARAAASVGVDGFFFETHIDPSVAKSDGPNMLEISKLYKTVDEIFAIKDALNI